The genomic interval TTTACATTCGGCCACCTGTTTCTTCGCGTTATCCGATTGAGATAGATGTTCAGGCTCAGACGCAGGCTCAGTTTCAGATGCCTTTTTAGGCTCTTCATGGTACGAAATTATTTCAATATCACTATTATTACCAGATTTTAGGGTTATACAGCTGTCGGCGCTGTTCTTTGAATCTAGGTCTGAGTCCGAGCTTGAGGAATTGCCACCGGACTCGGAATTCGAGCTTACTTTAATGGTGAGAACATTTTGCTCTTCGTCGGTGGATGAAATGGACAAGGCCTCGGCCTTCTCGGATTTGTCCACCTCTTCGTCGGACATCAGTTCCCTGACTATATCGCTTATAGGAGAGGAGGAGCGTGCCCTAGACTCGTTGGCTTTCACTTGGCTGTTCGGGTTGAGTAATTGACCATAGGCCATGGCCACTGCGAGAGCCATTTGCTTGGAGTGCTTAAGGAATACATCTGAGGGTGCGGGTATAGGAAGCGACTCGCTAGGCGGTATTTCCCGATCGCATTCGCTTCTGCTTTGGCTacttcttcctcttctttgtgattttttgtgctttttggCCTTCGTTTTGTGCCTTTTCCGCCGATGTGAACTATGCCGGCTTCGGCTGCTGCTCGAactcctgctgctgctacttctTCTTCGGCTGCGCTTCTTCTTGGATTTTTTGTGGCGACTTC from Drosophila yakuba strain Tai18E2 chromosome 3L, Prin_Dyak_Tai18E2_2.1, whole genome shotgun sequence carries:
- the LOC6535032 gene encoding splicing regulatory glutamine/lysine-rich protein 1, with the translated sequence MKCHKQMPKMDMDADLTTKAIAELMREIEGPNSSASNLKQTERKVNPLGKPNKRFLGRTINTAIRHNDREIERTQANCRQKLQDLDDVYERRKSNYFYSRDAPRNRSADRSRSSSRRRSRSRHKKSKKKRSRRRSSSSRSSSSSRSRHSSHRRKRHKTKAKKHKKSQRRGRSSQSRSECDREIPPSESLPIPAPSDVFLKHSKQMALAVAMAYGQLLNPNSQVKANESRARSSSPISDIVRELMSDEEVDKSEKAEALSISSTDEEQNVLTIKVSSNSESGGNSSSSDSDLDSKNSADSCITLKSGNNSDIEIISYHEEPKKASETEPASEPEHLSQSDNAKKQVAECKALTTVDLTED